A single window of Nasonia vitripennis strain AsymCx chromosome 4, Nvit_psr_1.1, whole genome shotgun sequence DNA harbors:
- the LOC100120907 gene encoding clavesin-2 isoform X2 yields METKDLKTMLTDMDQLPSIKLGDFTLEFELGNPSVEIQEVAKKELRETPDIVKQGVTELRELLKAEPDLKCPLENDAWLVRFLRPCKYYPDSALKLVRNYYSFKQKHSNVYESLKPSNEGNIFAHNILTVLPNRDQHGRRILIIELGKKWKHNEVTLDEVFKGCVLYLEAAMLEPTSQIAGAIVIFDMDGLSLQQTMQFTPPFAKRIVDWLQDAVPLRIKNIHIVNQPYIFNMVFALFKPFLREKLKSRIIFHGKDRKSLHKYISPKSLPECYGGNLQIPRVTGKQWLELLMMCDKEFDAINSYGYPKK; encoded by the exons AAACAATGTTGACCGACATGGACCAACTGCCGTCGATCAAGCTGGGCGACTTCACCCTGGAGTTCGAGCTCGGTAACCCCAGCGTCGAGATCCAGGAAGTGGCCAAGAAGGAGCTCCGTGAGACACCCGACATCGTCAAACAGGGTGTCACCGAACTCAGAGAACTCCTCAAAG CCGAACCCGATCTCAAGTGTCCCCTGGAGAACGACGCCTGGCTCGTAAGGTTCCTCCGGCCCTGCAAGTACTACCCCGACTCGGCGCTGAAGCTCGTGAGGAACTACTACAGCTTCAAGCAAAAGCACTCGAACGTCTACGAGAGCCTGAAGCCCAGCAATGAGGGCAACATCTTCGCCCACAACATCCTCACGGTCTTGCCGAACCGCGACCAGCACGGCAGGCGGATCCTCATAATCGAGCTCGGAAAGAAGTGGAAGCACAATGAGGTCACCCTCGATGAGGTCTTCAAG GGCTGCGTGCTGTACCTCGAGGCAGCGATGCTGGAGCCTACGTCCCAGATCGCCGGTGCCATAGTCATCTTCGACATGGACGGCCTGTCGCTCCAGCAGACGATGCAGTTCACGCCCCCGTTCGCCAAGAGGATAGTTGACTGGCTCCAGGACGCTGTTCCCCTCAGGATCAAGAACATCCACATCGTCAACCAGCCCTATATCTTCAACATGGTCTTCGCTCTCTTCAAGCCTTTCCTCAGGGAGAAGCTCAAGAGCAGA ATCATCTTCCACGGAAAGGACCGCAAATCGCTCCACAAGTACATCTCGCCCAAGAGCCTACCCGAGTGCTACGGAGGCAACCTGCAAATCCCAAGGGTGACCGGTAAACAGTGGCTGGAGCTCCTCATGATGTGCGACAAGGAATTCGACG CGATCAACTCTTACGGCTACCCCAAGAAGTAG
- the LOC100120907 gene encoding clavesin-2 isoform X3 — protein MLTDMDQLPSIKLGDFTLEFELGNPSVEIQEVAKKELRETPDIVKQGVTELRELLKAEPDLKCPLENDAWLVRFLRPCKYYPDSALKLVRNYYSFKQKHSNVYESLKPSNEGNIFAHNILTVLPNRDQHGRRILIIELGKKWKHNEVTLDEVFKGCVLYLEAAMLEPTSQIAGAIVIFDMDGLSLQQTMQFTPPFAKRIVDWLQDAVPLRIKNIHIVNQPYIFNMVFALFKPFLREKLKSRIIFHGKDRKSLHKYISPKSLPECYGGNLQIPRVTGKQWLELLMMCDKEFDAINSYGYPKK, from the exons ATGTTGACCGACATGGACCAACTGCCGTCGATCAAGCTGGGCGACTTCACCCTGGAGTTCGAGCTCGGTAACCCCAGCGTCGAGATCCAGGAAGTGGCCAAGAAGGAGCTCCGTGAGACACCCGACATCGTCAAACAGGGTGTCACCGAACTCAGAGAACTCCTCAAAG CCGAACCCGATCTCAAGTGTCCCCTGGAGAACGACGCCTGGCTCGTAAGGTTCCTCCGGCCCTGCAAGTACTACCCCGACTCGGCGCTGAAGCTCGTGAGGAACTACTACAGCTTCAAGCAAAAGCACTCGAACGTCTACGAGAGCCTGAAGCCCAGCAATGAGGGCAACATCTTCGCCCACAACATCCTCACGGTCTTGCCGAACCGCGACCAGCACGGCAGGCGGATCCTCATAATCGAGCTCGGAAAGAAGTGGAAGCACAATGAGGTCACCCTCGATGAGGTCTTCAAG GGCTGCGTGCTGTACCTCGAGGCAGCGATGCTGGAGCCTACGTCCCAGATCGCCGGTGCCATAGTCATCTTCGACATGGACGGCCTGTCGCTCCAGCAGACGATGCAGTTCACGCCCCCGTTCGCCAAGAGGATAGTTGACTGGCTCCAGGACGCTGTTCCCCTCAGGATCAAGAACATCCACATCGTCAACCAGCCCTATATCTTCAACATGGTCTTCGCTCTCTTCAAGCCTTTCCTCAGGGAGAAGCTCAAGAGCAGA ATCATCTTCCACGGAAAGGACCGCAAATCGCTCCACAAGTACATCTCGCCCAAGAGCCTACCCGAGTGCTACGGAGGCAACCTGCAAATCCCAAGGGTGACCGGTAAACAGTGGCTGGAGCTCCTCATGATGTGCGACAAGGAATTCGACG CGATCAACTCTTACGGCTACCCCAAGAAGTAG
- the LOC100122607 gene encoding alpha-tocopherol transfer protein-like, with the protein MSEFNNKSDTQMLVEKLAYKLQTGPKLMIGDCEMTLDIDPLDEYHIKKAEKELRETPEMVQESIKILCDMLGEEEGLYVPLDEEFLKRFLRPCKFYPRSAFKLIKRFYEYRLKHPEFYEGLLPSNERAIFTSGILTPLPRRCSDGVRVVVIEAGRKWNPKQVSLNQIFRGVILNLEVAIVEPKTQVSGVRVIIDMEGLSLGQVTYFTPGFASAIIEFVQRSLPCRLKGVHIVNQSFIFDMVFAFFKPFLHGKLKDRIFFHGGDRPSMLNYMDAKMLPKKYGGEFDFPDKPIGDPIYEYSCGYEEYFDECNRYGYMNEV; encoded by the exons ATGTCGGAGTTCAACAACAAAAGCGACACCCAAATGCTGGTGGAAAAACTGGCCTACAAGCTCCAGACGGGGCCGAAGCTGATGATCGGCGACTGCGAGATGACGCTGGACATCGATCCTCTGGACGAGTACCACATTAAAAAAGCCGAGAAGGAGCTGCGAGAAACGCCTGAAATGGTTCAGGAATCCATTAAAATCCTCTGTGATATGCTTGGAG aaGAGGAAGGTTTATACGTGCCATTGGATGAAGAGTTCCTAAAGCGGTTCCTGCGGCCATGCAAATTCTACCCGAGAAGCGCTTTCAAGCTG ATTAAGCGCTTCTACGAGTACCGGTTGAAACATCCCGAGTTCTACGAGGGTCTGCTACCGAGCAACGAACGTGCCATCTTCACATCGGGTATCCTGACGCCTCTGCCGCGCCGCTGCAGCGATGGCGTCAGGGTCGTCGTGATCGAGGCCGGACGCAAATGGAATCCCAAGCAGGTGTCGCTCAACCAGATCTTCCGGGGGGTCATCCTCAACCTCGAGGTCGCCATTGTCGAGCCGAAGACCCAG GTCTCCGGAGTTCGAGTGATCATTGACATGGAAGGCCTGTCCCTGGGCCAGGTGACTTACTTCACGCCGGGCTTTGCCTCGGCGATCATCGAGTTCGTCCAGAGGAGTCTACCCTGTCGACTTAAGGGTGTCCACATAGTCAACCAATCGTTCATCTTTGACATGGTCTTCGCCTTCTTTAAACCGTTTTTGCAC GGCAAACTGAAGGACCGGATATTCTTCCACGGCGGCGACAGACCCTCGATGCTGAACTACATGGACGCTAAGATGTTACCGAAAAAGTACGGCGGCGAATTCGATTTTCCGGACAAGCCGATCGGCGATCCGATCTACGAGTATTCCTGCGGATACGAGGAGTACTTCGATG AGTGCAATCGGTACGGTTACATGAACGAGGTCTAA
- the LOC100122597 gene encoding alpha-tocopherol transfer protein isoform X1, with product MHSRRFFPYCYPFEKAQRQLSRKRPPDQCTMSQDTLVEATKQLTLAAKLNLAPKLYIGKSEFTFDPNPLDEEWQARAAKELRETPENVEEALNTLRELLKGEPDLNVPLDREYLQKFLRPCKWYAESTFELMKRFYKYRQSHPKYCENLVPRNERTVLMSGTLTPLPKRTEDGVRVILVEGGKKWKPKELTLDQMFRGVILFLEAAIAEPKSQVAGVRVIIDMDGLTLTHVTYFTPSFAAAVVEFVQRCLPCRLKGVHIINQPFIFNMVFAFFKPFLQEKLRKRIHFHGTDRNSLKKYIDAKALPKQYGGECDFPDEPIGEPFVKYLDIFQEDFLASSKYGYPSKAQK from the exons ATGCATTCGCGTCGGTTCTTCCCATACTGCTATCCGTTTGAAAA GGCCCAACGACAGCTCAGCCGTAAGAGACCCCCAGACCAGTGCACCATGAGCCAGGACACGTTGGTCGAGGCGACGAAGCAGCTGACGCTAGCCGCGAAGCTCAACTTGGCTCCGAAGCTCTACATCGGCAAGTCGGAGTTCACCTTCGACCCGAATCCACTGGACGAGGAATGGCAGGCCAGGGCAGCCAAGGAACTGCGCGAGACGCCTGAGAACGTCGAGGAGGCTCTCAATACTCTTCGGGAACTGCTGAAAG GTGAGCCAGACCTCAACGTGCCCCTCGACAGAGAGTACCTCCAGAAATTCCTGCGGCCGTGCAAGTGGTACGCGGAAAGTACCTTCGAATTG ATGAAGCGCTTCTACAAATACCGTCAATCTCACCCGAAGTACTGCGAAAACCTGGTCCCCAGGAACGAAAGAACTGTACTGATGTCCGGTACCCTTACGCCCCTGCCAAAACGTACCGAAGACGGAGTTCGCGTTATCCTCGTGGAAGGTGGCAAGAAGTGGAAGCCCAAGGAGCTCACCCTCGACCAGATGTTCCGAGGAGTTATTCTCTTCCTCGAAGCTGCAATTGCTGAGCCTAAATCGCAG GTCGCTGGAGTTCGAGTCATCATCGACATGGACGGTCTCACCCTGACTCACGTGACGTACTTCACCCCAAGCTTCGCAGCTGCGGTAGTCGAATTCGTACAGAGGTGTTTGCCCTGTCGTCTCAAGGGCGTCCACATAATAAACCAGCCCTTCATTTTCAACATGGTCTTCGCTTTCTTCAAACCTTTCCTGCAG GAAAAACTGCGAAAGAGGATACACTTCCACGGAACCGACAGAAACTCGCTGAAGAAGTACATAGACGCCAAGGCTTTGCCGAAACAATACGGCGGCGAATGTGACTTCCCCGATGAGCCGATCGGCGAACCTTTCGTCAAGTACTTGGATATTTTCCAGGAAGATTTTCTCG CATCCAGCAAATACGGTTACCCCAGTAAAGCACAGAAGTAA
- the LOC100122597 gene encoding alpha-tocopherol transfer protein isoform X2, with product MMAKKRAQRQLSRKRPPDQCTMSQDTLVEATKQLTLAAKLNLAPKLYIGKSEFTFDPNPLDEEWQARAAKELRETPENVEEALNTLRELLKGEPDLNVPLDREYLQKFLRPCKWYAESTFELMKRFYKYRQSHPKYCENLVPRNERTVLMSGTLTPLPKRTEDGVRVILVEGGKKWKPKELTLDQMFRGVILFLEAAIAEPKSQVAGVRVIIDMDGLTLTHVTYFTPSFAAAVVEFVQRCLPCRLKGVHIINQPFIFNMVFAFFKPFLQEKLRKRIHFHGTDRNSLKKYIDAKALPKQYGGECDFPDEPIGEPFVKYLDIFQEDFLASSKYGYPSKAQK from the exons ATGATGGCAAAAAAAAG GGCCCAACGACAGCTCAGCCGTAAGAGACCCCCAGACCAGTGCACCATGAGCCAGGACACGTTGGTCGAGGCGACGAAGCAGCTGACGCTAGCCGCGAAGCTCAACTTGGCTCCGAAGCTCTACATCGGCAAGTCGGAGTTCACCTTCGACCCGAATCCACTGGACGAGGAATGGCAGGCCAGGGCAGCCAAGGAACTGCGCGAGACGCCTGAGAACGTCGAGGAGGCTCTCAATACTCTTCGGGAACTGCTGAAAG GTGAGCCAGACCTCAACGTGCCCCTCGACAGAGAGTACCTCCAGAAATTCCTGCGGCCGTGCAAGTGGTACGCGGAAAGTACCTTCGAATTG ATGAAGCGCTTCTACAAATACCGTCAATCTCACCCGAAGTACTGCGAAAACCTGGTCCCCAGGAACGAAAGAACTGTACTGATGTCCGGTACCCTTACGCCCCTGCCAAAACGTACCGAAGACGGAGTTCGCGTTATCCTCGTGGAAGGTGGCAAGAAGTGGAAGCCCAAGGAGCTCACCCTCGACCAGATGTTCCGAGGAGTTATTCTCTTCCTCGAAGCTGCAATTGCTGAGCCTAAATCGCAG GTCGCTGGAGTTCGAGTCATCATCGACATGGACGGTCTCACCCTGACTCACGTGACGTACTTCACCCCAAGCTTCGCAGCTGCGGTAGTCGAATTCGTACAGAGGTGTTTGCCCTGTCGTCTCAAGGGCGTCCACATAATAAACCAGCCCTTCATTTTCAACATGGTCTTCGCTTTCTTCAAACCTTTCCTGCAG GAAAAACTGCGAAAGAGGATACACTTCCACGGAACCGACAGAAACTCGCTGAAGAAGTACATAGACGCCAAGGCTTTGCCGAAACAATACGGCGGCGAATGTGACTTCCCCGATGAGCCGATCGGCGAACCTTTCGTCAAGTACTTGGATATTTTCCAGGAAGATTTTCTCG CATCCAGCAAATACGGTTACCCCAGTAAAGCACAGAAGTAA
- the LOC100122597 gene encoding alpha-tocopherol transfer protein isoform X3, whose protein sequence is MSQDTLVEATKQLTLAAKLNLAPKLYIGKSEFTFDPNPLDEEWQARAAKELRETPENVEEALNTLRELLKGEPDLNVPLDREYLQKFLRPCKWYAESTFELMKRFYKYRQSHPKYCENLVPRNERTVLMSGTLTPLPKRTEDGVRVILVEGGKKWKPKELTLDQMFRGVILFLEAAIAEPKSQVAGVRVIIDMDGLTLTHVTYFTPSFAAAVVEFVQRCLPCRLKGVHIINQPFIFNMVFAFFKPFLQEKLRKRIHFHGTDRNSLKKYIDAKALPKQYGGECDFPDEPIGEPFVKYLDIFQEDFLASSKYGYPSKAQK, encoded by the exons ATGAGCCAGGACACGTTGGTCGAGGCGACGAAGCAGCTGACGCTAGCCGCGAAGCTCAACTTGGCTCCGAAGCTCTACATCGGCAAGTCGGAGTTCACCTTCGACCCGAATCCACTGGACGAGGAATGGCAGGCCAGGGCAGCCAAGGAACTGCGCGAGACGCCTGAGAACGTCGAGGAGGCTCTCAATACTCTTCGGGAACTGCTGAAAG GTGAGCCAGACCTCAACGTGCCCCTCGACAGAGAGTACCTCCAGAAATTCCTGCGGCCGTGCAAGTGGTACGCGGAAAGTACCTTCGAATTG ATGAAGCGCTTCTACAAATACCGTCAATCTCACCCGAAGTACTGCGAAAACCTGGTCCCCAGGAACGAAAGAACTGTACTGATGTCCGGTACCCTTACGCCCCTGCCAAAACGTACCGAAGACGGAGTTCGCGTTATCCTCGTGGAAGGTGGCAAGAAGTGGAAGCCCAAGGAGCTCACCCTCGACCAGATGTTCCGAGGAGTTATTCTCTTCCTCGAAGCTGCAATTGCTGAGCCTAAATCGCAG GTCGCTGGAGTTCGAGTCATCATCGACATGGACGGTCTCACCCTGACTCACGTGACGTACTTCACCCCAAGCTTCGCAGCTGCGGTAGTCGAATTCGTACAGAGGTGTTTGCCCTGTCGTCTCAAGGGCGTCCACATAATAAACCAGCCCTTCATTTTCAACATGGTCTTCGCTTTCTTCAAACCTTTCCTGCAG GAAAAACTGCGAAAGAGGATACACTTCCACGGAACCGACAGAAACTCGCTGAAGAAGTACATAGACGCCAAGGCTTTGCCGAAACAATACGGCGGCGAATGTGACTTCCCCGATGAGCCGATCGGCGAACCTTTCGTCAAGTACTTGGATATTTTCCAGGAAGATTTTCTCG CATCCAGCAAATACGGTTACCCCAGTAAAGCACAGAAGTAA
- the LOC100122571 gene encoding clavesin-1: MAEFQLNEGPLDAESKALAVKELRETEENVKNGIEKLRKLLEEDKTLYFRTDDDFLMIFLRPCKFYPESAHALMLRIAEFKQKNASLLDNLMPEDEKAAFLENNVVNVLKNRDHKRRRVLVVNAGKSWDPARVNADQMFRIFYLIHEAAILEPETQVHGVVVIMDFEGLSMKQVLGLTPSFSMRLLSFIQDAMPLRLKEVHMVKEPFLFNMVWQMFKPFVREKLKKRMFFHGSKMSSLHKHMLPSHLPKNYGGQLPEIDYTGADWYPVITKYEDHIKQMNSYGFRKDE, from the exons ATGGCTGAGTTTCAGCTGAACGAAGGGCCCCTCGATGCCGAGAGCAAGGCGCTCGCCGTCAAGGAGCTCAGGGAGACAGAGGAGAACGTGAAGAACGGCATCGAGAAGCTCAGGAAGCTGCTGGAAG AGGACAAAACCCTGTACTTCCGAACAGACGACGATTTCCTGATGATCTTCCTGAGGCCGTGCAAGTTCTACCCGGAATCGGCTCACGCCCTGATGCTGCGAATCGCCGAGTTCAAGCAGAAGAACGCCTCGCTACTGGACAACTTGATGCCTGAAGACGAGAAAGCCGCCTTCCTGGAAAACAACGTCGTGAACGTTCTGAAGAACCGGGACCACAAAAGGAGACGCGTCCTCGTCGTCAACGCCGGCAAGTCCTGGGACCCGGCGAGAGTCAATGCCGATCAGATGTTCCGCATATTCTACCTCATCCACGAGGCTGCCATACTCGAACCCGAGACCCAG GTGCACGGTGTCGTGGTGATAATGGACTTCGAGGGTCTCTCGATGAAACAAGTCTTAGGTCTGACACCGTCCTTCAGTATGAGACTCCTTAGTTTTATTCAAGACGCGATGCCGCTTCGTCTCAAGGAG GTCCACATGGTGAAAGAGCCGTTCCTCTTCAACATGGTCTGGCAGATGTTCAAGCCCTTCGTGAGGGAGAAGCTGAAGAAGCGCATGTTCTTCCACGGCTCGAAAATGTCCTCGCTGCACAAGCACATGCTGCCGTCTCACTTGCCCAAGAATTACGGCGGTCAATTGCCCGAGATCGACTACACCGGCGCTGATTGGTATCCCGTCATCACCAAGTACGAGGATCACATTAAAC AGATGAATTCGTACGGATTCAGGAAGGACGAATAG
- the LOC100122559 gene encoding chitotriosidase-1 isoform X1, with product MREKVMRAVTLVFAGLLALATASSDKKVVCYFGSWAVYRPGNGKFDISYIDPSLCTHLIYTFVGISESGDVKVLDAWQDLPDNWGKDGFGRFNGLREISPQTKTLVAIGGWNEGSAKYSKVVSDPNLRKRFVDNVVAFVKKHNFDGFDVDWEYPNQRGGAPADKKNYVLLLKELREKFDKDGLILSAAVGAAEVSASQSYIISEMSKYLHFINLMAYDLHGIWDKKTGINAPLYAGSWESGNERGLNVNASIHYWLDQGAPAEKLVVGVPFYGRGFTLADPKNNGIGAPANQPATAGPYTREPGMLGYNEICESIKKGGWQVNFQEEQRVPYAVKGNQWVGYDDQKSLTEKANYVNSLGLGGMMVWSVETDDFKGVCGEKYPLLKTINHALRNGAAPLPTRPPPKTTKAPTTEATNEPSQPEQTPTPTGICKAPGYVRDPKQCSVFYYCQPNGKEYIINKFNCPDPLVFDPSTNGCNYASSVQC from the exons AGAAAGTCGTCTGCTACTTCGGTAGCTGGGCCGTCTACCGTCCCGGCAATGGCAAGTTCGACATCTCCTACATCGACCCCAGCCTTTGCACCCACTTGATCTACACCTTTGTCGGTATCAGCGAGAGCGGCGACGTCAAGGTCTTGGACGCTTGGCAAGACCTTCCCGACAACTGGGGCAAGGACGGTTTCGGCCGCTTCAACGGCCTGCGCGAGATCAGCCCCCAGACGAAGACTCTGGTGGCTATCGGTGGCTGGAACGAGGGCTCGGCCAAGTACTCCAAGGTCGTGTCTGACCCCAACCTTCGCAAGAGGTTCGTCGACAACGTCGTCGCCTTCGTGAAGAAGCACAACTTCGACGGTTTCGACGTCGACTGGGAATACCCCAACCAGAGAGGTGGAGCACCCGCCGACAAGAAGAACTACGTTCTCTTGCTGAAGGAACTCAGGGAGAAGTTCGATAAGGATGGCCTGATCCTCAGCGCTGCCGTCGGCGCCGCCGAGGTCTCCGCCAGCCAGTCTTACATCATCTCCGAGATGTCCAAGTACCTGCACTTCATCAACCTCATGGCTTACGATCTCCATGGTATCTGGGACAAGAAGACCGGTATCAACGCTCCGCTTTACGCCGGATCGTGGGAGAGTGGAAACGAACGAGGTCTCAATGTC AACGCCTCAATCCACTACTGGTTGGACCAAGGCGCCCCGGCTGAGAAGCTCGTCGTGGGAGTTCCCTTCTACGGAAGGGGCTTCACCCTGGCCGACCCGAAGAACAATGGAATCGGTGCCCCAGCCAACCAGCCCGCCACTGCTGGTCCCTACACCCGCGAGCCTGGTATGCTCGGCTACAACGAGATCTGCGAGAGCATCAAGAAAGGTGGATGGCAGGTCAACTTCCAGGAGGAACAGCGCGTCCCCTACGCCGTCAAGGGCAACCAGTGGGTCGGCTACGACGACCAGAA ATCTCTCACCGAGAAGGCCAACTACGTCAACTCCCTGGGACTCGGCGGTATGATGGTCTGGTCCGTCGAGACCGACGACTTCAAGGGTGTCTGTGGTGAGAAGTACCCCCTTCTCAAGACCATCAACCACGCTCTTCGCAACGGCGCCGCTCCACTGCCCACTCGTCCACCACCAAAGACCACCAAGGCTCCGACCACCGAAGCCACCAACGAGCCCAGCCAGCCCGAGCAGACACCAACCCCAACTGGCATCTGCAAAGCCCCGGGGTACGTTCGTGACCCCAAGCAGTGCAGCGTCTTCTACTACTGCCAGCCCAACGGTAAAGAGTACATCATCAACAAATTCAACTGCCCAGATCCACTAGTCTTCGATCCCAGCACGAACGGCTGCAACTACGCCTCCAGTGTTCAATGCTGA
- the LOC100122559 gene encoding chitotriosidase-1 isoform X2 produces MRAVTLVFAGLLALATASSDKKVVCYFGSWAVYRPGNGKFDISYIDPSLCTHLIYTFVGISESGDVKVLDAWQDLPDNWGKDGFGRFNGLREISPQTKTLVAIGGWNEGSAKYSKVVSDPNLRKRFVDNVVAFVKKHNFDGFDVDWEYPNQRGGAPADKKNYVLLLKELREKFDKDGLILSAAVGAAEVSASQSYIISEMSKYLHFINLMAYDLHGIWDKKTGINAPLYAGSWESGNERGLNVNASIHYWLDQGAPAEKLVVGVPFYGRGFTLADPKNNGIGAPANQPATAGPYTREPGMLGYNEICESIKKGGWQVNFQEEQRVPYAVKGNQWVGYDDQKSLTEKANYVNSLGLGGMMVWSVETDDFKGVCGEKYPLLKTINHALRNGAAPLPTRPPPKTTKAPTTEATNEPSQPEQTPTPTGICKAPGYVRDPKQCSVFYYCQPNGKEYIINKFNCPDPLVFDPSTNGCNYASSVQC; encoded by the exons AGAAAGTCGTCTGCTACTTCGGTAGCTGGGCCGTCTACCGTCCCGGCAATGGCAAGTTCGACATCTCCTACATCGACCCCAGCCTTTGCACCCACTTGATCTACACCTTTGTCGGTATCAGCGAGAGCGGCGACGTCAAGGTCTTGGACGCTTGGCAAGACCTTCCCGACAACTGGGGCAAGGACGGTTTCGGCCGCTTCAACGGCCTGCGCGAGATCAGCCCCCAGACGAAGACTCTGGTGGCTATCGGTGGCTGGAACGAGGGCTCGGCCAAGTACTCCAAGGTCGTGTCTGACCCCAACCTTCGCAAGAGGTTCGTCGACAACGTCGTCGCCTTCGTGAAGAAGCACAACTTCGACGGTTTCGACGTCGACTGGGAATACCCCAACCAGAGAGGTGGAGCACCCGCCGACAAGAAGAACTACGTTCTCTTGCTGAAGGAACTCAGGGAGAAGTTCGATAAGGATGGCCTGATCCTCAGCGCTGCCGTCGGCGCCGCCGAGGTCTCCGCCAGCCAGTCTTACATCATCTCCGAGATGTCCAAGTACCTGCACTTCATCAACCTCATGGCTTACGATCTCCATGGTATCTGGGACAAGAAGACCGGTATCAACGCTCCGCTTTACGCCGGATCGTGGGAGAGTGGAAACGAACGAGGTCTCAATGTC AACGCCTCAATCCACTACTGGTTGGACCAAGGCGCCCCGGCTGAGAAGCTCGTCGTGGGAGTTCCCTTCTACGGAAGGGGCTTCACCCTGGCCGACCCGAAGAACAATGGAATCGGTGCCCCAGCCAACCAGCCCGCCACTGCTGGTCCCTACACCCGCGAGCCTGGTATGCTCGGCTACAACGAGATCTGCGAGAGCATCAAGAAAGGTGGATGGCAGGTCAACTTCCAGGAGGAACAGCGCGTCCCCTACGCCGTCAAGGGCAACCAGTGGGTCGGCTACGACGACCAGAA ATCTCTCACCGAGAAGGCCAACTACGTCAACTCCCTGGGACTCGGCGGTATGATGGTCTGGTCCGTCGAGACCGACGACTTCAAGGGTGTCTGTGGTGAGAAGTACCCCCTTCTCAAGACCATCAACCACGCTCTTCGCAACGGCGCCGCTCCACTGCCCACTCGTCCACCACCAAAGACCACCAAGGCTCCGACCACCGAAGCCACCAACGAGCCCAGCCAGCCCGAGCAGACACCAACCCCAACTGGCATCTGCAAAGCCCCGGGGTACGTTCGTGACCCCAAGCAGTGCAGCGTCTTCTACTACTGCCAGCCCAACGGTAAAGAGTACATCATCAACAAATTCAACTGCCCAGATCCACTAGTCTTCGATCCCAGCACGAACGGCTGCAACTACGCCTCCAGTGTTCAATGCTGA